A portion of the Novosphingobium sp. KA1 genome contains these proteins:
- a CDS encoding ectonucleotide pyrophosphatase/phosphodiesterase — translation MKRFALSLALLAASAAPLAATPAQSSPPTTTAPDETRAPVTILVSIDGFRADYLDRGITPHLDALAASGISAAMRPSFPSKTFPNHWTLVTGKVPDHHGIVANRFEDPARPGEVFTMASDDPFWWNGAEPIWVTAEKAGIRTATMFWPGSNVAWGGRRVKSSWTEDQGGTRPSDWQQFNQAVSPGQRVSAVIDWLRRPAASRPKFVTVYFDQVDTAGHRYGPDAEQTNAAVADADRDIGMLIEGLRALGQPANLVVVADHGMAATSSERTIALDRLASPKLFKLGDAGPFAAITPTRGKDGKLAAILLKPHPHMQCWRRQDIPARLRYGTNARIAPYFCLAETGWEIAATTPRTARSGGSHGYDNAAPEMAALFVAAGPAFKASGKLPAFDNVDVAPLLRDLVGLPQAPDGDGSDAPFRSVLTAK, via the coding sequence ATGAAGCGATTTGCCCTTTCGCTGGCCCTTCTCGCCGCCAGCGCCGCCCCTCTTGCCGCCACCCCTGCCCAGTCCTCGCCGCCGACAACCACGGCACCCGACGAGACGCGCGCGCCGGTGACGATCCTCGTCTCGATCGACGGGTTCCGGGCGGACTATCTGGACCGCGGCATCACCCCTCATCTCGACGCACTGGCCGCAAGCGGGATCAGCGCGGCGATGCGCCCCTCGTTCCCCAGCAAGACTTTCCCCAACCACTGGACGCTGGTGACCGGCAAAGTCCCGGATCATCACGGCATCGTCGCCAACCGCTTCGAGGACCCCGCGCGTCCGGGCGAAGTCTTCACCATGGCGAGCGACGATCCCTTCTGGTGGAACGGCGCCGAACCGATCTGGGTGACGGCGGAAAAGGCAGGCATCCGCACCGCCACGATGTTCTGGCCAGGCTCGAACGTCGCCTGGGGTGGCCGCCGCGTGAAGTCGTCGTGGACCGAGGATCAGGGCGGCACGCGTCCGTCCGACTGGCAGCAGTTCAACCAGGCGGTTTCCCCCGGCCAGCGGGTTTCGGCGGTGATCGACTGGCTGCGCCGCCCCGCCGCCTCCCGCCCGAAGTTCGTGACCGTCTACTTCGACCAGGTCGATACCGCCGGGCACCGTTACGGCCCCGATGCCGAGCAGACCAATGCCGCGGTTGCCGATGCCGACCGCGACATCGGCATGTTGATCGAGGGCCTGCGCGCGCTTGGGCAACCGGCCAACCTCGTGGTCGTCGCCGACCACGGCATGGCCGCCACTTCGAGCGAACGCACGATCGCGCTCGACCGACTCGCCAGCCCGAAGCTGTTCAAGCTGGGCGATGCCGGCCCCTTCGCGGCAATCACGCCGACCAGGGGCAAGGACGGCAAGCTCGCCGCAATCCTGCTGAAGCCCCATCCGCACATGCAGTGCTGGCGCCGGCAGGACATTCCGGCGCGCCTTCGCTACGGCACCAACGCCCGCATCGCGCCCTACTTCTGCCTGGCCGAGACCGGTTGGGAAATCGCCGCGACCACGCCCCGGACCGCCCGGAGCGGCGGCTCGCACGGCTACGACAATGCCGCGCCGGAAATGGCCGCGCTGTTCGTGGCCGCGGGACCGGCATTCAAGGCCTCCGGCAAACTGCCCGCGTTCGACAATGTCGACGTCGCCCCCTTGCTGCGCGACCTTGTCGGGCTGCCGCAGGCCCCGGATGGCGACGGCAGCGATGCGCCGTTCCGCAGCGTGCTGACGGCGAAGTAG
- the mreC gene encoding rod shape-determining protein MreC, whose amino-acid sequence MAPPANRRSSYSRRAQYTTFLSYSAGVLGAVVGLGLVVVSLVNPDFFSPLRGLAADATEPASQAAASGRTFGHDVVANVTGFFHTGSEDARIRRELAEAKVRLVEAEATKAENQRLKGLLGIGDKDANPVAFSRLTASTGASTRRYATLGAGRDKGVVTGMPVRSPMGLVGRVLEVGASSSRVLLITDSESLVPVRRASDGVPAFAQGASDGTLRIRLINLGLNPLKKGDVMVTSGSGGLYRPGTPIAIVTDLLRDGAIARVLSNPSDTDYVMVERTWAPPPPPPAATTAAKKPGKP is encoded by the coding sequence ATGGCGCCGCCCGCAAACAGGCGCTCCAGCTATTCGCGCAGAGCGCAGTATACCACCTTCCTGAGCTACTCCGCGGGCGTGTTGGGCGCCGTCGTGGGGCTGGGGCTCGTGGTGGTCTCGCTGGTCAACCCCGATTTCTTCTCCCCGTTGCGCGGCCTTGCCGCCGACGCGACCGAGCCTGCCAGCCAGGCGGCGGCCAGCGGACGCACGTTCGGGCACGATGTCGTCGCCAACGTCACCGGTTTTTTCCATACCGGTAGCGAAGACGCGCGCATCCGTCGCGAACTGGCCGAAGCCAAGGTCCGACTTGTCGAGGCCGAAGCCACCAAGGCGGAGAACCAGCGGCTCAAGGGCCTGCTCGGCATTGGCGACAAGGACGCCAATCCGGTGGCCTTCTCGCGCCTCACCGCCTCGACCGGGGCCAGCACGCGCCGCTATGCGACGCTGGGCGCCGGACGTGACAAGGGGGTCGTCACCGGCATGCCGGTACGCTCGCCCATGGGGCTCGTTGGCCGCGTGCTCGAAGTGGGCGCCTCCAGCTCGCGCGTTCTGCTGATCACCGACAGCGAGAGCCTCGTCCCGGTGCGCCGCGCCAGCGACGGCGTTCCCGCCTTCGCCCAGGGGGCGTCCGACGGGACCTTGCGCATTCGCCTGATCAACCTTGGCCTCAATCCCTTGAAGAAGGGCGACGTGATGGTCACGTCCGGGTCCGGTGGGCTCTACCGCCCCGGCACCCCGATCGCGATCGTCACCGACCTGCTGCGCGACGGCGCCATTGCCCGCGTGCTGAGCAACCCTTCGGATACCGATTACGTCATGGTCGAACGCACCTGGGCACCGCCGCCGCCACCTCCGGCCGCCACCACCGCCGCCAAGAAGCCGGGCAAGCCCTGA
- a CDS encoding rod shape-determining protein MreD: protein MALRSGHGQPRRSINRAPSPLLAHSVPWLTIMLGSLAPSWLMIASAPVMPPLGYLVFLAWHQLRPGLMPIWAGLPLGLFDDLFSGQPFGCAVLLWSLSSIVIDIVETRIPWRHFLIEWLVANGLIVTYILLCLVFANFGGADAPLRVIVPQIVISVLSYPLVGRFVALADRFRLKPLLVGR from the coding sequence ATGGCGCTCCGCTCCGGCCACGGCCAGCCCCGGCGCAGCATCAACCGGGCCCCCTCGCCGCTCCTGGCCCACTCGGTCCCCTGGCTGACGATCATGCTGGGATCGCTGGCGCCGTCGTGGCTGATGATCGCCTCGGCTCCGGTGATGCCGCCGCTCGGCTACCTGGTCTTCCTTGCCTGGCACCAGCTGCGTCCCGGCCTGATGCCGATCTGGGCCGGCCTGCCGCTCGGGCTGTTCGACGACCTGTTTTCCGGACAACCGTTCGGCTGCGCGGTGCTGCTCTGGTCGCTGTCCTCGATCGTGATCGACATCGTCGAGACCCGCATTCCCTGGCGCCACTTCCTCATCGAATGGCTGGTGGCGAACGGGCTGATCGTTACCTACATCCTGCTGTGCCTCGTCTTTGCCAATTTCGGCGGAGCCGACGCCCCTCTTCGTGTGATCGTACCGCAGATCGTGATTTCCGTGCTTTCCTATCCGCTTGTCGGCCGTTTCGTGGCCCTTGCCGATCGCTTCCGCCTGAAGCCGCTGCTGGTCGGCCGATGA
- the ychF gene encoding redox-regulated ATPase YchF, producing the protein MGFRCGIVGLPNVGKSTLFNALTETQAAQAANYPFCTIEPNVGQVGVPDPRLDKLAEIAGSAKIIPTQLSFVDIAGLVRGASKGEGLGNQFLGNIREVDAVVHVLRCFENDDIQHVDNKVDPIADAETVETELLLSDLESLEKRVPAAQKKAAQGDKESKIIASVLGQTLELLRDGKPARLTQPKDEDEARVFAQAQLLTAKPVLYACNVEEEAAAEGNEFSARVFEKAKAEGATAVIVSAAIESELVGMEIEERMVFLEEMGLHETGLARIIRAGYDLLGLLTFFTVGPKEARAWTVHKGAKAPEAAGEIHSDMQRGFIRAETIAFDDYVALGGETGAKEAGKLRQEGKEYLVHDGDVMHFKFNV; encoded by the coding sequence ATGGGTTTCCGTTGCGGAATCGTGGGCCTGCCGAATGTCGGCAAGTCGACCTTGTTCAATGCGCTCACCGAGACGCAGGCGGCGCAGGCGGCCAACTATCCGTTCTGCACGATCGAGCCCAACGTCGGCCAGGTCGGCGTGCCCGATCCGCGCCTCGACAAGCTGGCCGAGATCGCCGGTTCGGCCAAGATCATCCCGACGCAGCTTTCCTTCGTCGATATCGCCGGCCTCGTGCGGGGCGCATCCAAGGGTGAGGGCCTGGGCAACCAGTTCCTCGGCAACATCCGCGAAGTAGACGCCGTCGTCCACGTGCTGCGCTGCTTCGAGAACGACGACATCCAGCACGTCGACAACAAGGTCGACCCCATCGCCGATGCCGAGACGGTCGAGACCGAACTGCTGCTCTCCGACCTCGAAAGCCTCGAAAAGCGCGTTCCCGCGGCGCAAAAGAAGGCCGCCCAGGGCGACAAGGAATCGAAGATCATCGCTTCGGTGCTCGGCCAGACGCTGGAACTGCTGCGCGACGGCAAGCCCGCGCGCCTGACCCAGCCCAAGGACGAGGACGAAGCCCGCGTCTTCGCGCAGGCCCAGCTTCTCACCGCCAAGCCGGTGCTCTACGCCTGCAACGTCGAGGAAGAAGCCGCCGCCGAGGGTAACGAATTCTCGGCCCGGGTGTTCGAGAAGGCCAAGGCCGAAGGCGCCACCGCCGTCATCGTGTCCGCCGCCATCGAATCGGAACTTGTCGGCATGGAGATCGAGGAACGCATGGTGTTCCTTGAAGAGATGGGTCTCCACGAGACCGGGCTCGCCCGCATCATCCGCGCCGGCTACGACCTGCTCGGCCTGCTGACCTTCTTCACCGTCGGCCCCAAGGAAGCTCGCGCCTGGACCGTGCACAAGGGCGCCAAGGCCCCCGAAGCCGCCGGCGAGATCCACTCGGACATGCAGCGCGGCTTCATCCGCGCCGAAACCATCGCCTTTGACGACTACGTCGCGCTCGGCGGCGAAACCGGCGCCAAGGAAGCCGGCAAGCTGCGTCAGGAAGGCAAGGAATACCTGGTGCATGACGGCGACGTCATGCACTTCAAGTTCAACGTCTAA
- the pth gene encoding aminoacyl-tRNA hydrolase translates to MQLWVGLGNPGPQYAMNRHNVGFMAVDAIAEIHRFGPVQKKFQGWLQEGRIGTQKVLLLKPATFMNESGRAVGEAMRFYKLAITDLTVFHDELDLAPFKVKVKQGGGHAGHNGLRSIDQHLGPDFRRVRLGIGHPGHKDRVHGYVLGNYAKAEMDPLAGMLGAVAAEADRLSAGDDVRFMNDVALRQQD, encoded by the coding sequence ATGCAGCTTTGGGTCGGCCTCGGTAATCCCGGACCGCAATATGCGATGAACCGCCACAACGTCGGCTTCATGGCGGTTGATGCGATTGCGGAAATCCACCGCTTCGGCCCGGTCCAGAAGAAGTTCCAGGGCTGGCTGCAGGAAGGCCGCATCGGCACCCAGAAAGTGCTGCTGCTGAAGCCCGCCACCTTCATGAACGAGAGCGGCCGCGCCGTTGGCGAGGCGATGCGCTTCTACAAGCTGGCGATCACGGATCTCACCGTGTTCCATGACGAACTCGACCTCGCGCCCTTCAAGGTCAAGGTGAAGCAGGGCGGCGGCCATGCCGGCCACAACGGCCTGCGCTCGATCGACCAGCACCTCGGCCCCGATTTCCGCCGCGTGCGCCTCGGCATCGGCCATCCCGGCCACAAGGACCGCGTCCACGGCTATGTGCTGGGCAACTACGCCAAGGCCGAGATGGATCCGCTGGCCGGCATGCTGGGCGCCGTTGCCGCCGAAGCCGACCGCCTTTCCGCCGGCGATGACGTGCGCTTCATGAACGATGTCGCGCTGCGCCAGCAGGACTGA
- a CDS encoding DUF2167 domain-containing protein has protein sequence MKLRFLGVAAAALIVAAGVPVRAADAPVQLPEAVVAAAKSLQPRHGKIAIAEAHATLDLGDAYDFYGPEDARKILVDIWGNPSQSADRVLGMVMPAGASPLSDAWGAVVTYEETGFVSDDDAGKVDYAELLTQMREGEDENNEKRKAEGYPAMHLAGWAEQPTYDAGTHSVVWAQDIAVGDAASHTLNYDVRTLGRRGVLSLNLVSSMDQLSDVRQAATAFADHAAFDQGARYQDYDSSTDKTAEYGIGGLIAAGVGVAAAKKLGILAILLKFLKPIAIAAIAAFAVLRNKIAGLFGRRKAEEDDPSFEEQQPVAAPAEEAAEEAAEDGADEAASGAPERAETPVA, from the coding sequence ATGAAGTTACGTTTTCTTGGCGTCGCGGCGGCGGCGCTGATTGTTGCGGCCGGCGTGCCGGTCAGGGCGGCGGACGCGCCGGTGCAGCTTCCCGAAGCAGTTGTTGCCGCCGCCAAGTCGCTGCAGCCCCGGCATGGCAAGATCGCCATCGCCGAGGCCCATGCGACGCTCGATCTTGGCGATGCCTACGATTTTTACGGCCCCGAAGACGCGCGCAAGATCCTGGTCGATATCTGGGGCAATCCGTCGCAATCGGCCGACCGGGTGCTGGGCATGGTCATGCCCGCCGGCGCCTCGCCGCTCAGCGATGCCTGGGGCGCGGTGGTGACGTATGAAGAGACCGGCTTCGTGAGCGACGACGATGCCGGCAAGGTCGACTATGCCGAATTGCTCACGCAGATGCGCGAGGGCGAGGACGAGAACAACGAGAAGCGCAAGGCCGAAGGCTATCCGGCGATGCATCTCGCCGGTTGGGCCGAGCAGCCGACCTATGACGCAGGCACGCATTCGGTGGTCTGGGCGCAGGATATCGCCGTTGGCGATGCGGCCAGCCATACGCTGAACTATGATGTCCGCACGCTGGGCCGGCGCGGGGTGCTGAGCCTCAACCTGGTCTCGTCGATGGACCAGCTTTCGGATGTGCGGCAGGCGGCCACGGCCTTTGCCGACCATGCCGCCTTCGATCAGGGCGCGCGCTATCAGGACTACGATTCGTCCACCGACAAGACCGCCGAATACGGTATCGGCGGGCTGATCGCGGCGGGTGTGGGCGTGGCCGCGGCCAAGAAGCTGGGTATCCTGGCGATCCTGCTCAAGTTCCTGAAGCCCATCGCGATTGCCGCGATCGCCGCGTTTGCGGTCCTGCGCAACAAGATCGCCGGACTGTTCGGCCGCCGCAAGGCCGAGGAGGACGATCCGTCGTTCGAGGAGCAACAGCCGGTCGCCGCTCCGGCCGAAGAAGCTGCCGAAGAAGCTGCCGAAGACGGTGCCGATGAGGCTGCCTCGGGCGCTCCCGAGCGCGCGGAAACGCCGGTCGCCTGA
- a CDS encoding 50S ribosomal protein L25/general stress protein Ctc — translation MSDTLNLPAETRERAGKGASRALRRDGRVPAVIYGGNEEPIAIHVEEKELTRQLMTGHFFNSIVEVEVGGKKLRTQPKDVAFHPVTDRPLHADFLRLGANATVHVNVPVVFANEEASPGLKRGGVLNVVRHDLELVCDADKIPHEITIDVTGFDVGESIHIHHVKLPSGVASAITDRDFTIATIAAPSALKSSEGDTTKTEAE, via the coding sequence ATGAGCGATACGCTTAACCTGCCGGCCGAGACGCGCGAACGGGCTGGCAAGGGAGCCTCCCGTGCACTGCGTCGCGACGGCCGTGTTCCCGCTGTCATCTACGGTGGCAACGAAGAACCCATCGCGATCCACGTCGAGGAAAAGGAGCTGACCCGTCAGCTCATGACCGGCCACTTCTTCAACTCGATCGTCGAAGTCGAAGTTGGCGGCAAGAAGCTGCGCACGCAGCCCAAGGACGTTGCCTTCCACCCGGTCACCGACCGTCCGCTCCACGCCGACTTCCTGCGCCTTGGCGCCAACGCGACCGTGCACGTCAACGTGCCCGTCGTGTTCGCCAACGAAGAAGCCTCGCCGGGCCTCAAGCGCGGCGGCGTGCTGAACGTCGTTCGTCACGACCTTGAACTGGTCTGCGATGCCGACAAGATCCCGCACGAGATCACCATCGACGTGACCGGCTTCGACGTGGGCGAATCGATCCACATCCACCACGTGAAGCTGCCTTCGGGCGTTGCTTCGGCGATCACCGACCGCGATTTCACCATCGCGACGATCGCTGCCCCTTCGGCTCTGAAGAGCTCGGAAGGCGACACGACCAAGACTGAAGCCGAGTAA
- a CDS encoding rod shape-determining protein yields the protein MASPFSRFFKLGSQNMAIDLGTANTLVYVQDRGIVLNEPSVVAIETLNGVKKVKAVGDDAKMMMGKTPDNIEAIRPLRDGVIADIEIAEEMIKHFIRKVHGKKNLFRYPEIVICVPSGSTSVERRAIRDAASNAGASQVYLILEPMAAAIGADMPVTEPVGSMVVDIGGGTTEVAVLSLRGLAYTTSVRVGGDKMDEAIVSYVRRHHNLLIGDATAERIKKDYGIATIPADGIGETIHIKGRDLVNGVPKEITISQANVAEALAEPIGAIIEGVRIALENTAPELAADIVDQGIVLTGGGALIQGLDDYLREETGLPVSVAEDPLSCVALGTGRAMEDPVYRGVLMSA from the coding sequence ATGGCCTCGCCCTTCTCGCGATTCTTCAAGCTCGGCTCCCAGAACATGGCTATCGACCTGGGTACCGCCAATACGCTCGTCTATGTCCAGGATCGCGGGATCGTGCTGAACGAACCGTCGGTGGTCGCCATCGAGACGCTGAACGGCGTCAAGAAGGTCAAGGCCGTGGGCGACGACGCCAAGATGATGATGGGCAAGACGCCCGACAACATCGAAGCCATCCGCCCGCTGCGTGACGGCGTGATCGCCGACATCGAAATCGCGGAAGAGATGATCAAGCACTTCATCCGCAAGGTGCACGGCAAGAAGAACCTGTTCCGCTATCCGGAAATCGTCATCTGCGTGCCCTCGGGCTCGACCTCGGTCGAACGCCGCGCGATCCGTGACGCCGCCTCGAACGCCGGTGCCAGCCAGGTCTACCTGATCCTCGAACCGATGGCCGCCGCGATCGGCGCCGACATGCCCGTCACCGAACCGGTCGGCTCGATGGTGGTCGACATCGGCGGCGGCACCACCGAAGTCGCCGTGCTGTCGCTGCGCGGCCTTGCCTACACCACTTCGGTGCGTGTCGGCGGCGACAAGATGGACGAAGCGATCGTTTCCTACGTGCGCCGCCACCACAACCTCCTGATCGGCGACGCCACGGCGGAACGCATCAAGAAGGACTACGGCATCGCCACCATCCCGGCGGACGGCATCGGCGAAACCATCCACATCAAGGGCCGCGACCTCGTGAACGGCGTGCCCAAGGAAATCACCATCAGCCAGGCGAACGTCGCCGAGGCGCTGGCGGAACCGATCGGCGCGATCATCGAAGGCGTGCGCATCGCGCTTGAGAACACCGCTCCGGAACTCGCCGCCGACATCGTCGACCAGGGCATCGTGCTCACCGGCGGCGGCGCGCTGATCCAGGGCCTGGACGACTATCTGCGCGAAGAGACCGGCCTGCCGGTCAGCGTCGCCGAAGATCCGCTGTCCTGCGTCGCGCTCGGCACCGGCCGCGCGATGGAAGACCCGGTCTATCGCGGCGTCCTGATGTCCGCATAA
- the mutL gene encoding DNA mismatch repair endonuclease MutL: MPTIRRLPEHLVNRIAAGEVVERPAAALKELVENAIDAGSTEITVRLASGGLDLIEVTDDGCGMRPDEIALALERHATSKLPDEAIELVTTLGFRGEALPSIGSVARLTIESRPHDSVEGWKRVVDHGQVVIDSPAALPPGTRIRVEDLFGKVPARRKFLRSARSEYAACQDVVRRLAMARPDIGFVLEHEGRRVLAVQPREELASRVARLVARELADDGVLIDAERGTARLTGVAGLPTYNRGVADHQYLFVNGRPVKDRLLVGAVRGAYADMLARDRHAVLALFLELPPEEVDVNVHPAKTEVRFRDPAFIRGFLVGALRHALESSGQKSAQPPQASAMNMWQVEPLAPRAPEPAPALGSLFARQYSPGPQYSSPGARPADPRVAEAGAAWRSYEAQVMAEPSGRAEMVPEEPQQEIGYPLGVARGQVASTYIVAEAQDGLVIVDQHAAHERLVLERLKAAGAEDAMARSQALLLPEVVELEEAACDALEDKIADLAKFGLALERFGPCAMLVRAVPSVLGKSNVHALVQDVADDLAKNGDALLLGEKLDLVLATMACHGSVRAGRALSVAEMNALLREMERTPRSGQCNHGRPTWVKLAHQDIEKLFGRK, from the coding sequence ATGCCCACGATCCGCCGTCTTCCCGAGCATCTCGTCAACCGCATCGCCGCGGGCGAAGTGGTCGAGCGGCCCGCGGCGGCGCTCAAGGAACTGGTCGAGAATGCCATCGACGCGGGATCGACCGAGATCACCGTGCGGCTCGCCTCGGGCGGTCTCGACCTCATCGAGGTGACCGACGACGGCTGCGGCATGCGCCCCGACGAGATCGCGCTGGCGTTGGAGCGCCATGCCACCTCGAAGCTGCCCGACGAGGCGATCGAACTGGTGACCACGCTGGGGTTCCGGGGCGAGGCGCTGCCCTCGATCGGCTCGGTTGCCCGGCTGACCATCGAAAGCCGCCCGCACGATTCGGTCGAAGGCTGGAAGCGGGTGGTCGATCACGGGCAGGTGGTAATCGATTCGCCCGCCGCGCTGCCGCCGGGCACGCGCATCCGGGTCGAGGACCTGTTCGGCAAAGTGCCTGCGCGGCGCAAGTTCCTGCGCTCGGCCCGCTCCGAATATGCCGCCTGCCAGGATGTCGTGCGCCGCCTCGCGATGGCGCGGCCCGATATCGGCTTCGTGCTGGAGCATGAGGGGCGCCGGGTGCTGGCGGTACAGCCGCGCGAGGAACTGGCCTCGCGAGTCGCCCGCCTCGTCGCGCGCGAACTCGCCGACGACGGCGTGCTGATCGATGCCGAGCGCGGGACGGCGCGGCTGACCGGGGTTGCCGGCCTGCCGACCTACAACCGCGGCGTTGCCGATCACCAGTACCTGTTCGTCAACGGGCGCCCGGTGAAGGACCGCCTGCTGGTCGGCGCGGTGCGCGGCGCCTACGCGGACATGCTGGCGCGCGACCGGCACGCGGTGCTGGCGCTGTTCCTCGAACTTCCGCCCGAGGAAGTCGACGTCAACGTCCATCCGGCCAAGACCGAAGTGCGGTTCCGCGACCCGGCGTTCATTCGCGGCTTCCTTGTCGGCGCCTTGCGCCACGCGCTCGAATCGTCGGGCCAGAAGAGCGCGCAGCCGCCGCAGGCCTCCGCGATGAACATGTGGCAGGTCGAGCCGCTGGCCCCGCGCGCGCCCGAACCCGCTCCGGCACTGGGCTCGCTGTTCGCGCGGCAATATTCCCCCGGTCCGCAATATTCCTCTCCGGGCGCGCGCCCGGCAGACCCGCGCGTGGCCGAGGCCGGCGCGGCCTGGCGTTCCTACGAGGCGCAGGTCATGGCCGAACCTTCGGGCCGCGCCGAAATGGTACCCGAGGAGCCGCAGCAGGAAATCGGCTACCCGCTGGGCGTCGCGCGCGGGCAGGTGGCGAGCACGTACATCGTTGCCGAGGCGCAGGACGGCCTCGTGATCGTCGACCAGCACGCCGCGCACGAGCGCCTTGTCCTTGAACGGCTGAAGGCCGCCGGGGCCGAGGACGCGATGGCGCGCAGTCAGGCGCTGCTCCTGCCCGAAGTGGTCGAACTGGAAGAAGCCGCCTGCGACGCGCTGGAAGACAAGATCGCGGACCTTGCGAAGTTCGGCCTTGCGCTCGAACGCTTCGGGCCTTGCGCGATGCTGGTGCGGGCGGTTCCCTCGGTGCTGGGCAAGAGCAACGTCCATGCGCTGGTGCAGGACGTGGCCGACGATCTCGCCAAGAACGGCGATGCCCTGCTGCTGGGTGAAAAGCTCGATCTGGTGCTGGCGACGATGGCCTGCCACGGCTCGGTACGGGCAGGGCGCGCCCTTTCGGTCGCCGAGATGAACGCGCTGCTGCGCGAAATGGAACGCACGCCGCGTTCGGGCCAATGCAACCATGGCCGCCCTACGTGGGTTAAACTCGCACATCAGGATATCGAGAAGCTGTTCGGACGAAAATGA